One part of the Haliotis asinina isolate JCU_RB_2024 chromosome 2, JCU_Hal_asi_v2, whole genome shotgun sequence genome encodes these proteins:
- the LOC137274038 gene encoding nucleolar protein dao-5-like isoform X2: MDQEESFKSHHSKQKPLQGGNRSISEDSVFNPGDRGEPSITALKTVAVSEENLNKNAFQNELFSKLKKRHSQYSDDDDGLPQSPVPPMTTADILGGPLKPVPGKSSSRESEKSLISVDSSDNEGDDPFLTKWNSPLKPRRSSDQSPPPAKTTSMDLEAVKRTPMLSNEAAKFKRSVKPRKQNRQSRKKKDAVSALGLPSLNEESPTKLQAEENAFATPGVDIPTDTTVLEVSSGPSEKPTVSLKPTELPPKPVATKPVDVSAKPVVTKPSVDASAKPVATKPPVDVSAKPVATKPSVDLSAKPVATKPSLDASAKPVATKVGDASAKTVSVTSPVNDAAAKHSLPGTVRVEVRKEPTSATRPSDQDMSRGRSTSLNIKEKVEPSAEKTSELSDAFNKLKRKSVKSESDELPKSGDKPDAVKSGPEVISFSVKKEEKSSEIKTMTATGRNRSASESASSVQKQEYSSQSKVEELKPVAKRHEDPSPASKPVEEVRAVQKAVNADKQPLKSAMTTGGEIKPTLTKQLSSDSNKEDDRKSDTSSVKSESFKKDVGFKVGSVTPSPKEDYKQKRQNRSKTLPEQPVLPDEFSSKVQRAKSQRADAAPVVPTATGIVSQRHGTPSSRKVEPKLHETKPSGQPEWMALVKNRKPAEDTETNDTEPKKEVLTIDTKDANKEKGSDKNGDKMSKSFTFSSASNSSTSPEDKKESFTISNSRSASVKIPSKVDSVPQSGPVRFGSVKTGSVTASHTTSVKSGSVTTTASSISKSGSMSQSSSSWTKTPSVTQTSVSRSATSTTPSSSSKPDSIKNLGSSVTEVSKDSKVSPTEGVKKDFGRVQSVKTPPSTSDTTPAWKSSSVKTANKTPVQSAPSSSDKKESAPAWRSGINKPPSKVTIEIIENEPKQEVVLRKKSPPAASTPEADSCRDSSSNRSSKVLDMVKSFQKLQVN; this comes from the exons ATGGACCAGGAGGAAAG cTTCAAGTCACACCACAGTAAGCAGAAGCCTCTCCAGGGCGGTAATCGTAGCATTTCCGAGGACAGTGTCTTCAACCCTGGTGACCGTGGGGAGCCCAGCATCACTGCTCTCAAGACTGTGGCTGTATCAGAGGAGAACCTTAACAAGAATGCATTCCAG AACGAGTTGTTCAGCAAGTTGAAGAAGCGACACTCACAGtattcagatgatgatgatggcttgCCACAGAGCCCTGTGCCACCCATGACGACAGCAGACATCCTCGGGGGACCTCTGAAG CCAGTGCCAGGCAAGTCAAGCAGCAGGGAGAGTGAGAAGAGTCTCATTAGCGTTGACAGCTCTGATAATGAAGGG GATGACCCTTTCTTGACCAAGTGGAACAGTCCATTGAAACCCCGAAGGAGTAGTGACCAGTCACCACCCCCTG CGAAAACCACATCAATGGACCTGGAAGCTGTCAAGAGGACGCCCATGCTCAGCAATGAGGCTGCCAAATTCAAGCGATCTGTGAAACCTAGGAAGCAGAACCGGCAGTCCCGCAAGAAGAAAGAT GCTGTGTCAGCACTGGGTTTACCAAGTCTCAATGAAGAGTCCCCTACCAAGCTGCAGGCAGAGGAGAATGCATTTGCAACACCAGGTGTTGACATCCCAACTGACACCACTGTCTTGGAGGTGTCATCTGGGCCCTCAGAGAAACCTACTGTATCACTGAAGCCCACAGAATTACCTCCTAAACCAGTAGCTACCAAACCTGTTGATGTATCAGCTAAACCTGTAGTCACCAAACCTTCTGTTGATGCATCAGCTAAACCTGTAGCAACCAAACCTCCTGTTGATGTATCAGCTAAACCTGTAGCCACCAAACCTTCTGTTGATTTATCAGCTAAACCTGTAGCTACAAAACCTTCTCTTGATGCATCagcaaaacctgtagctaccaAAGTTGGTGATGCATCAGCAAAGACTGTTAGTGTGACCAGCCCTGTGAATGATGCTGCAGCTAAACATTCACTACCAGGGACAGTGAGAGTGGAGGTCAGGAAGGAGCCGACCTCTGCCACCCGACCCTCTGACCAGGACATGAGTCGAGGGAGGTCTACCTCTCTTAACATAAAGGAGAAGGTAGAGCCTTCTGCTGAAAAGACATCTGAATTGTCGGATGCTTTCAATAAGTTGAAGCGTAAGTCAGTGAAAAGTGAATCTGATGAACTGCCAAAATCTGGTGATAAACCTGATGCTGTGAAGTCAGGACCGGAAGTGATTTCATTTTCTGTCAAAAAGGAGGAGAAATCGAGTGAGATAAAGACAATGACTGCAACAGGACGTAACAGAAGTGCTTCAGAAAGTGCAAGCAGTGTTCAGAaacaggaatattccagccaaTCTAAAGTTGAGGAGTTGAAGCCAGTTGCAAAGAGGCATGAAGATCCCTCCCCTGCAAGTAAACCTGTGGAGGAAGTTAGGGCTGTTCAGAAGGCAGTGAATGCAGACAAACAACCATTGAAGTCTGCCATGACAACTGGTGGAGAAATCAAACCTACCCTCACCAAACAGCTTTCAAGTGATTCAAACAAAGAGGATGATCGTAAATCAGACACAAGTTCAGTGAAGTCTGAGAGTTTCAAGAAGGATGTGGGGTTCAAGGTCGGAAGTGTAACACCATCACCTAAGGAAGACTACAAACAGAAACGGCAGAACAGGAGCAAGACTCTCCCAGAGCAGCCAGTACTGCCAGATGAGTTTTCATCCAAAGTTCAAAGAGCAAAGTCTCAGAGAGCAGATGCTGCACCTGTTGTGCCCACGGCAACAGGCATTGTCTCACAGAGGCATGGCACACCATCGTCCAGGAAAGTTGAACCAAAGCTGCATGAAACAAAGCCATCTGGTCAGCCAGAATGGATGGCACTGGTTAAAAACCGGAAGCCGGCTGAAGATACAGAAACTAATGATACTGAACCGAAGAAGGAGGTGCTAACTATTGATACAAAAGATGCAAACAAGGAAAAGGGCAGTGATAAGAACGGGGACAAAATGAGCAAGTCCTTTACATTTTCCTCAGCATCCAACTCTTCCACATCACCAGAAGACAAGAAGGAGTCATTTACAATCAGTAATTCACGATCAGCAAGTGTTAAGATACCTTCAAAGGTTGACTCTGTCCCTCAGTCTGGTCCTGTGCGATTTGGTAGTGTCAAGACTGGGAGCGTTACAGCCTCTCACACTACTTCTGTAAAGTCTGGGAGTGTCACCACAACAGCCTCCAGCATCAGCAAGTCGGGCAGTATGTCCCAGTCAAGCAGCAGCTGGACCAAGACTCCAAGTGTGACCCAAACTTCAGTGAGTAGGTCAGCCACATCAACCACCCCTTCCTCTTCCAGCAAACCAGACAGTATAAAGAACCTAGGCTCAAGTGTGACTGAGGTGAGCAAAGACTCTAAGGTCTCTCCCACTGAGGGAGTCAAGAAAGACTTTGGTCGGGTTCAGTCAGTGAAGACCCCTCCATCAACATCTGACACCACGCCAGCCTGGAAGTCTTCCAGTGTGAAGACAGCGAACAAGACACCTGTGCAATCGGCCCCATCTTCAAGTGATAAGAAAGAATCAGCCCCAGCATGGCGGAGCGGGATAAACAAGCCCCCAAGTAAGGTTACTATCGAGATCATTGAGAATGAACCAAAACAAGAAGTGGTCTTGAGAAAG AAGAGCCCCCCTGCTGCCTCAACGCCTGAGGCAGACTCGTGTCGAGACAGCTCCTCCAACCGCTCATCCAAAGTCCTGGACATGGTGAAGAGTTTCCAGAAACTACAAGTTAACTGA
- the LOC137274038 gene encoding nucleolar protein dao-5-like isoform X1: MASSGPMAEQEAVASTQDDEGRGDVGMATDPKEGKKSRKFKPFEAMRKLFKGGRKRTKSKDDNQISVVSVKAKSTTALMSAGSFDDDDDDSDGGFKSHHSKQKPLQGGNRSISEDSVFNPGDRGEPSITALKTVAVSEENLNKNAFQNELFSKLKKRHSQYSDDDDGLPQSPVPPMTTADILGGPLKPVPGKSSSRESEKSLISVDSSDNEGDDPFLTKWNSPLKPRRSSDQSPPPAKTTSMDLEAVKRTPMLSNEAAKFKRSVKPRKQNRQSRKKKDAVSALGLPSLNEESPTKLQAEENAFATPGVDIPTDTTVLEVSSGPSEKPTVSLKPTELPPKPVATKPVDVSAKPVVTKPSVDASAKPVATKPPVDVSAKPVATKPSVDLSAKPVATKPSLDASAKPVATKVGDASAKTVSVTSPVNDAAAKHSLPGTVRVEVRKEPTSATRPSDQDMSRGRSTSLNIKEKVEPSAEKTSELSDAFNKLKRKSVKSESDELPKSGDKPDAVKSGPEVISFSVKKEEKSSEIKTMTATGRNRSASESASSVQKQEYSSQSKVEELKPVAKRHEDPSPASKPVEEVRAVQKAVNADKQPLKSAMTTGGEIKPTLTKQLSSDSNKEDDRKSDTSSVKSESFKKDVGFKVGSVTPSPKEDYKQKRQNRSKTLPEQPVLPDEFSSKVQRAKSQRADAAPVVPTATGIVSQRHGTPSSRKVEPKLHETKPSGQPEWMALVKNRKPAEDTETNDTEPKKEVLTIDTKDANKEKGSDKNGDKMSKSFTFSSASNSSTSPEDKKESFTISNSRSASVKIPSKVDSVPQSGPVRFGSVKTGSVTASHTTSVKSGSVTTTASSISKSGSMSQSSSSWTKTPSVTQTSVSRSATSTTPSSSSKPDSIKNLGSSVTEVSKDSKVSPTEGVKKDFGRVQSVKTPPSTSDTTPAWKSSSVKTANKTPVQSAPSSSDKKESAPAWRSGINKPPSKVTIEIIENEPKQEVVLRKKSPPAASTPEADSCRDSSSNRSSKVLDMVKSFQKLQVN, from the exons cTTCAAGTCACACCACAGTAAGCAGAAGCCTCTCCAGGGCGGTAATCGTAGCATTTCCGAGGACAGTGTCTTCAACCCTGGTGACCGTGGGGAGCCCAGCATCACTGCTCTCAAGACTGTGGCTGTATCAGAGGAGAACCTTAACAAGAATGCATTCCAG AACGAGTTGTTCAGCAAGTTGAAGAAGCGACACTCACAGtattcagatgatgatgatggcttgCCACAGAGCCCTGTGCCACCCATGACGACAGCAGACATCCTCGGGGGACCTCTGAAG CCAGTGCCAGGCAAGTCAAGCAGCAGGGAGAGTGAGAAGAGTCTCATTAGCGTTGACAGCTCTGATAATGAAGGG GATGACCCTTTCTTGACCAAGTGGAACAGTCCATTGAAACCCCGAAGGAGTAGTGACCAGTCACCACCCCCTG CGAAAACCACATCAATGGACCTGGAAGCTGTCAAGAGGACGCCCATGCTCAGCAATGAGGCTGCCAAATTCAAGCGATCTGTGAAACCTAGGAAGCAGAACCGGCAGTCCCGCAAGAAGAAAGAT GCTGTGTCAGCACTGGGTTTACCAAGTCTCAATGAAGAGTCCCCTACCAAGCTGCAGGCAGAGGAGAATGCATTTGCAACACCAGGTGTTGACATCCCAACTGACACCACTGTCTTGGAGGTGTCATCTGGGCCCTCAGAGAAACCTACTGTATCACTGAAGCCCACAGAATTACCTCCTAAACCAGTAGCTACCAAACCTGTTGATGTATCAGCTAAACCTGTAGTCACCAAACCTTCTGTTGATGCATCAGCTAAACCTGTAGCAACCAAACCTCCTGTTGATGTATCAGCTAAACCTGTAGCCACCAAACCTTCTGTTGATTTATCAGCTAAACCTGTAGCTACAAAACCTTCTCTTGATGCATCagcaaaacctgtagctaccaAAGTTGGTGATGCATCAGCAAAGACTGTTAGTGTGACCAGCCCTGTGAATGATGCTGCAGCTAAACATTCACTACCAGGGACAGTGAGAGTGGAGGTCAGGAAGGAGCCGACCTCTGCCACCCGACCCTCTGACCAGGACATGAGTCGAGGGAGGTCTACCTCTCTTAACATAAAGGAGAAGGTAGAGCCTTCTGCTGAAAAGACATCTGAATTGTCGGATGCTTTCAATAAGTTGAAGCGTAAGTCAGTGAAAAGTGAATCTGATGAACTGCCAAAATCTGGTGATAAACCTGATGCTGTGAAGTCAGGACCGGAAGTGATTTCATTTTCTGTCAAAAAGGAGGAGAAATCGAGTGAGATAAAGACAATGACTGCAACAGGACGTAACAGAAGTGCTTCAGAAAGTGCAAGCAGTGTTCAGAaacaggaatattccagccaaTCTAAAGTTGAGGAGTTGAAGCCAGTTGCAAAGAGGCATGAAGATCCCTCCCCTGCAAGTAAACCTGTGGAGGAAGTTAGGGCTGTTCAGAAGGCAGTGAATGCAGACAAACAACCATTGAAGTCTGCCATGACAACTGGTGGAGAAATCAAACCTACCCTCACCAAACAGCTTTCAAGTGATTCAAACAAAGAGGATGATCGTAAATCAGACACAAGTTCAGTGAAGTCTGAGAGTTTCAAGAAGGATGTGGGGTTCAAGGTCGGAAGTGTAACACCATCACCTAAGGAAGACTACAAACAGAAACGGCAGAACAGGAGCAAGACTCTCCCAGAGCAGCCAGTACTGCCAGATGAGTTTTCATCCAAAGTTCAAAGAGCAAAGTCTCAGAGAGCAGATGCTGCACCTGTTGTGCCCACGGCAACAGGCATTGTCTCACAGAGGCATGGCACACCATCGTCCAGGAAAGTTGAACCAAAGCTGCATGAAACAAAGCCATCTGGTCAGCCAGAATGGATGGCACTGGTTAAAAACCGGAAGCCGGCTGAAGATACAGAAACTAATGATACTGAACCGAAGAAGGAGGTGCTAACTATTGATACAAAAGATGCAAACAAGGAAAAGGGCAGTGATAAGAACGGGGACAAAATGAGCAAGTCCTTTACATTTTCCTCAGCATCCAACTCTTCCACATCACCAGAAGACAAGAAGGAGTCATTTACAATCAGTAATTCACGATCAGCAAGTGTTAAGATACCTTCAAAGGTTGACTCTGTCCCTCAGTCTGGTCCTGTGCGATTTGGTAGTGTCAAGACTGGGAGCGTTACAGCCTCTCACACTACTTCTGTAAAGTCTGGGAGTGTCACCACAACAGCCTCCAGCATCAGCAAGTCGGGCAGTATGTCCCAGTCAAGCAGCAGCTGGACCAAGACTCCAAGTGTGACCCAAACTTCAGTGAGTAGGTCAGCCACATCAACCACCCCTTCCTCTTCCAGCAAACCAGACAGTATAAAGAACCTAGGCTCAAGTGTGACTGAGGTGAGCAAAGACTCTAAGGTCTCTCCCACTGAGGGAGTCAAGAAAGACTTTGGTCGGGTTCAGTCAGTGAAGACCCCTCCATCAACATCTGACACCACGCCAGCCTGGAAGTCTTCCAGTGTGAAGACAGCGAACAAGACACCTGTGCAATCGGCCCCATCTTCAAGTGATAAGAAAGAATCAGCCCCAGCATGGCGGAGCGGGATAAACAAGCCCCCAAGTAAGGTTACTATCGAGATCATTGAGAATGAACCAAAACAAGAAGTGGTCTTGAGAAAG AAGAGCCCCCCTGCTGCCTCAACGCCTGAGGCAGACTCGTGTCGAGACAGCTCCTCCAACCGCTCATCCAAAGTCCTGGACATGGTGAAGAGTTTCCAGAAACTACAAGTTAACTGA
- the LOC137274038 gene encoding nucleolar protein dao-5-like isoform X3 codes for MTTADILGGPLKPVPGKSSSRESEKSLISVDSSDNEGDDPFLTKWNSPLKPRRSSDQSPPPAKTTSMDLEAVKRTPMLSNEAAKFKRSVKPRKQNRQSRKKKDAVSALGLPSLNEESPTKLQAEENAFATPGVDIPTDTTVLEVSSGPSEKPTVSLKPTELPPKPVATKPVDVSAKPVVTKPSVDASAKPVATKPPVDVSAKPVATKPSVDLSAKPVATKPSLDASAKPVATKVGDASAKTVSVTSPVNDAAAKHSLPGTVRVEVRKEPTSATRPSDQDMSRGRSTSLNIKEKVEPSAEKTSELSDAFNKLKRKSVKSESDELPKSGDKPDAVKSGPEVISFSVKKEEKSSEIKTMTATGRNRSASESASSVQKQEYSSQSKVEELKPVAKRHEDPSPASKPVEEVRAVQKAVNADKQPLKSAMTTGGEIKPTLTKQLSSDSNKEDDRKSDTSSVKSESFKKDVGFKVGSVTPSPKEDYKQKRQNRSKTLPEQPVLPDEFSSKVQRAKSQRADAAPVVPTATGIVSQRHGTPSSRKVEPKLHETKPSGQPEWMALVKNRKPAEDTETNDTEPKKEVLTIDTKDANKEKGSDKNGDKMSKSFTFSSASNSSTSPEDKKESFTISNSRSASVKIPSKVDSVPQSGPVRFGSVKTGSVTASHTTSVKSGSVTTTASSISKSGSMSQSSSSWTKTPSVTQTSVSRSATSTTPSSSSKPDSIKNLGSSVTEVSKDSKVSPTEGVKKDFGRVQSVKTPPSTSDTTPAWKSSSVKTANKTPVQSAPSSSDKKESAPAWRSGINKPPSKVTIEIIENEPKQEVVLRKKSPPAASTPEADSCRDSSSNRSSKVLDMVKSFQKLQVN; via the exons ATGACGACAGCAGACATCCTCGGGGGACCTCTGAAG CCAGTGCCAGGCAAGTCAAGCAGCAGGGAGAGTGAGAAGAGTCTCATTAGCGTTGACAGCTCTGATAATGAAGGG GATGACCCTTTCTTGACCAAGTGGAACAGTCCATTGAAACCCCGAAGGAGTAGTGACCAGTCACCACCCCCTG CGAAAACCACATCAATGGACCTGGAAGCTGTCAAGAGGACGCCCATGCTCAGCAATGAGGCTGCCAAATTCAAGCGATCTGTGAAACCTAGGAAGCAGAACCGGCAGTCCCGCAAGAAGAAAGAT GCTGTGTCAGCACTGGGTTTACCAAGTCTCAATGAAGAGTCCCCTACCAAGCTGCAGGCAGAGGAGAATGCATTTGCAACACCAGGTGTTGACATCCCAACTGACACCACTGTCTTGGAGGTGTCATCTGGGCCCTCAGAGAAACCTACTGTATCACTGAAGCCCACAGAATTACCTCCTAAACCAGTAGCTACCAAACCTGTTGATGTATCAGCTAAACCTGTAGTCACCAAACCTTCTGTTGATGCATCAGCTAAACCTGTAGCAACCAAACCTCCTGTTGATGTATCAGCTAAACCTGTAGCCACCAAACCTTCTGTTGATTTATCAGCTAAACCTGTAGCTACAAAACCTTCTCTTGATGCATCagcaaaacctgtagctaccaAAGTTGGTGATGCATCAGCAAAGACTGTTAGTGTGACCAGCCCTGTGAATGATGCTGCAGCTAAACATTCACTACCAGGGACAGTGAGAGTGGAGGTCAGGAAGGAGCCGACCTCTGCCACCCGACCCTCTGACCAGGACATGAGTCGAGGGAGGTCTACCTCTCTTAACATAAAGGAGAAGGTAGAGCCTTCTGCTGAAAAGACATCTGAATTGTCGGATGCTTTCAATAAGTTGAAGCGTAAGTCAGTGAAAAGTGAATCTGATGAACTGCCAAAATCTGGTGATAAACCTGATGCTGTGAAGTCAGGACCGGAAGTGATTTCATTTTCTGTCAAAAAGGAGGAGAAATCGAGTGAGATAAAGACAATGACTGCAACAGGACGTAACAGAAGTGCTTCAGAAAGTGCAAGCAGTGTTCAGAaacaggaatattccagccaaTCTAAAGTTGAGGAGTTGAAGCCAGTTGCAAAGAGGCATGAAGATCCCTCCCCTGCAAGTAAACCTGTGGAGGAAGTTAGGGCTGTTCAGAAGGCAGTGAATGCAGACAAACAACCATTGAAGTCTGCCATGACAACTGGTGGAGAAATCAAACCTACCCTCACCAAACAGCTTTCAAGTGATTCAAACAAAGAGGATGATCGTAAATCAGACACAAGTTCAGTGAAGTCTGAGAGTTTCAAGAAGGATGTGGGGTTCAAGGTCGGAAGTGTAACACCATCACCTAAGGAAGACTACAAACAGAAACGGCAGAACAGGAGCAAGACTCTCCCAGAGCAGCCAGTACTGCCAGATGAGTTTTCATCCAAAGTTCAAAGAGCAAAGTCTCAGAGAGCAGATGCTGCACCTGTTGTGCCCACGGCAACAGGCATTGTCTCACAGAGGCATGGCACACCATCGTCCAGGAAAGTTGAACCAAAGCTGCATGAAACAAAGCCATCTGGTCAGCCAGAATGGATGGCACTGGTTAAAAACCGGAAGCCGGCTGAAGATACAGAAACTAATGATACTGAACCGAAGAAGGAGGTGCTAACTATTGATACAAAAGATGCAAACAAGGAAAAGGGCAGTGATAAGAACGGGGACAAAATGAGCAAGTCCTTTACATTTTCCTCAGCATCCAACTCTTCCACATCACCAGAAGACAAGAAGGAGTCATTTACAATCAGTAATTCACGATCAGCAAGTGTTAAGATACCTTCAAAGGTTGACTCTGTCCCTCAGTCTGGTCCTGTGCGATTTGGTAGTGTCAAGACTGGGAGCGTTACAGCCTCTCACACTACTTCTGTAAAGTCTGGGAGTGTCACCACAACAGCCTCCAGCATCAGCAAGTCGGGCAGTATGTCCCAGTCAAGCAGCAGCTGGACCAAGACTCCAAGTGTGACCCAAACTTCAGTGAGTAGGTCAGCCACATCAACCACCCCTTCCTCTTCCAGCAAACCAGACAGTATAAAGAACCTAGGCTCAAGTGTGACTGAGGTGAGCAAAGACTCTAAGGTCTCTCCCACTGAGGGAGTCAAGAAAGACTTTGGTCGGGTTCAGTCAGTGAAGACCCCTCCATCAACATCTGACACCACGCCAGCCTGGAAGTCTTCCAGTGTGAAGACAGCGAACAAGACACCTGTGCAATCGGCCCCATCTTCAAGTGATAAGAAAGAATCAGCCCCAGCATGGCGGAGCGGGATAAACAAGCCCCCAAGTAAGGTTACTATCGAGATCATTGAGAATGAACCAAAACAAGAAGTGGTCTTGAGAAAG AAGAGCCCCCCTGCTGCCTCAACGCCTGAGGCAGACTCGTGTCGAGACAGCTCCTCCAACCGCTCATCCAAAGTCCTGGACATGGTGAAGAGTTTCCAGAAACTACAAGTTAACTGA